In Arvicola amphibius chromosome 13, mArvAmp1.2, whole genome shotgun sequence, a genomic segment contains:
- the LOC119799886 gene encoding LOW QUALITY PROTEIN: olfactory receptor 4Q3-like (The sequence of the model RefSeq protein was modified relative to this genomic sequence to represent the inferred CDS: inserted 1 base in 1 codon) — MGNTHPLLVGVCLNRYYGNQCHSFSEVSELIYFKIQLYWCIKEFLNSPEQNITKVYLFEDKLTVMESMRVYLHKENHSKNHESSPHHLCELTKDRNLEHTAVFRQLESIASKGLISSNFFEAGFYFFEAGFYFFEAGFYFFWSALNLICTLACLLWEGGVDGVVECSHSLSLINDAAVNLEDQKSPQILISFLSDTYQERGVTGPYDGGSVHIDEQEVLSHNFSXLLNLISLIQFNFSYTRSFNILGLKKNENSSEVSQFVLLGLSSSWELQLFLFFAFLLIFAVIILGNLLIVMVVQADAHLFQSPMYYFLSHLSFIDLCLSCVAVPKMLGDFLQKEKTISFSGCLAQIFFLHFLGASEMFLLTVMAYDRYVAICNPLHYLAVMNNHLCLQLVFACWCGGFIHSITQLIIVIQLPFCGPKELDNFYCDVPQVIKLACMDTFLVEVLMVFNSGLLSLICFLVLLFSYALILLALRTHLHRGQSKALSTCASHLTVVSLIFVPCVFIYLRPFCTFSVDKVVSVFYTVITPMLNPLIYTLRNADMKRALEKLKRKQVTSHCLIKGLEV; from the exons atggggaacactcatccattgctggttggagtgtGTTTGAACAggtactatggaaatcagtgtcaCAGTTTCTCAGAAGTAAGTGAGttgatctacttcaagatccagctatattgGTGTATCAAAGAGTTTCTCAATAGTCCAGAACAgaatataacaaaggtttatttatttgaggataaactcacagtaatg GAGAGTATGAGGGTTTACTTACATAAGGAGAATCACTCAAAAAATCATGAAAGTTCACCTCATCACTTGTGCGAGCTCACAAAAGACAGAAACCTGGAGCATACTGCAGTGTTCAGGCAGTTGGAGAGTATAGCTTCCAAGGGCCTCATTTCATCTAACTTCTTTGAAGCTGGTTTCTACTTCTTTGAGGCTGGTTTCTACTTCTTTGAGGCtggtttctacttcttctggTCTGCTCTCAATCTTATTTGCACCTTGGCTTGTTtactctgggagggagggg TTGATGGGGTGGTAGAgtgttctcattctctgtctcttatTAATGATGCTGCAGTTAACCTGGAAGATCAGAAATCTCCTCAGatcctgatttcatttctttctgatacATACCAGGAGAGGGGAGTTACAGGACCATATGATGGTGGAAG TGTACATATAGATGAGCAAGAAGTTCTTTCTCATAATTTTT ATTTGCTTAATTTAATTAGCTTAATCCAGTTTAATTTTTCTTACACTAGGTCGTTCAATATTCTTggcttgaagaaaaatgaaaacagctctGAGGTGTCACAATTTGTTCTTCTGGGTCTGTCATCTTCCTGGGAGCTGCAGTTATTTCTCTTCTTCGCATTCTTATTGATTTTTGCTGTTATTATTCTGGGAAACCTTTTGATAGTGATGGTGGTACAGGCTGATGCTCATCTGTTCCAGTCTCCCATGTACTACTTCCTAAGTCACCTGTCTTTCATTGACCTATGTCTGAGTTGTGTTGCTGTACCAAAAATGCTAGGAGATTTCCTACAGAAGGAGAAGACAATATCCTTCTCGGGATGCCTGGCCCAGATCTTCTTCCTTCACTTTCTTGGAGCCAGCGAGATGTTTCTGCTGACTGTAATGGCCTATGATAGATATGTTGCCATATGCAACCCTCTGCACTACCTAGCGGTCAtgaataaccacctgtgtcttcaGTTGGTGTTTGCCTGCTGGTGTGGAGGTTTTATCCACTCTATCACACAGCTCATTATTGTCATCCAATTGCCTTTCTGTGGTCCAAAAGAACTGGACAACTTCTATTGTGATGTCCCTCAGGTCATCAAGCTGGCCTGCATGGACACTTTCTTGGTTGAGGTGCTGATGGTCTTTAACAGTGGCTTATTGTCTCTTATATGCTTCTTGGTCCTGCTCTTTTCCTATGCTCTCATCCTGCTCGCTCTGAGAACTCACCTCCACCGGGGCCAGAGCAAGGCACTGTCCACCTGTGCCTCTCACCTGACAGTGGTCAGCTTGATCTTTGTCCCCTGCGTATTCATCTACTTGAGGCCATTTTGCACCTTCTCTGTGGATAAAGTAGTCTCTGTGTTTTACACAGTGATCACACCTATGCTGAACCCTCTCATTTACACGCTGAGAAATGCAGATATGAAGCGAGCTCTAGAAAAGCTGAAAAGAAAGCAGGTGACATCCCACTGCCTCATTAAAGGATTAGAGGTATAA